The Cucumis melo cultivar AY chromosome 6, USDA_Cmelo_AY_1.0, whole genome shotgun sequence genome includes a region encoding these proteins:
- the LOC103490920 gene encoding auxin-responsive protein SAUR32: protein MRRRTKGFKLKIKLLKIFKWRTHFFNLHTYSNPFSKLFSLATAPFSRRVGYARLNRVRSTPAVATPKGYLAVHVGGPEDETERHLVPVIYFNHPMFRKLLQAAEVIYGFDYPGRIVIPVDVSEFEEVKNGIAAAENGRYCRRSGGYRRRRCGK, encoded by the coding sequence ATGAGAAGAAGAACAAAAGGCTTCAAATTGAAAATCAAGCTTCTCAAGATCTTCAAATGGAGAACCCATTTCTTCAATCTTCATACTTATTCCAATCCCTTCTCCAAGCTTTTTTCTCTTGCAACCGCGCCGTTTTCTCGCCGGGTCGGGTACGCCCGCCTAAACCGGGTGCGGTCTACGCCGGCAGTGGCGACGCCAAAAGGGTATTTGGCTGTCCACGTCGGCGGACCGGAGGATGAGACGGAGAGACATCTTGTGCCGGTGATTTACTTCAATCATCCCATGTTCCGGAAATTGCTGCAGGCGGCGGAGGTGATTTATGGGTTTGATTATCCCGGTCGGATCGTTATTCCGGTTGATGTTTCGGAGTTTGAGGAGGTTAAAAATGGTATTGCGGCCGCGGAGAACGGCCGCTACTGTCGGCGTAGCGGTGGATACCGACGCCGGCGTTGTGGAAAGTAG